From the genome of Pirellulaceae bacterium:
TCTTAATCGCGCCGTACACCAAGTGTGGCTAATTTGATAGGGCATTCGCACGTCCGAGCAACAACTCTTGTTTTTGCTGGTCGTTTCTTCAGCCCACAAACGTAGTTGAATTCCTGCTTCGCAAGAGCAATCAGCTGTTTGCTGCGCGTAACTCTGCGTTACTCGTAGCCCAGGTTCTTGCATTGCTGGACTGAAACAACTGCCTGCCGCAGATCAATGTGCATGCTCATCTCCACGCACATTCTAGATCGAGTGGCCGCGCGCTATCACCTTCGAAATGGATTTTCAATTGTCGAGTTTACTATGAAAAAGCTCTCACTTCAGGCGATGTTCAGCAACCCATGGATTAGATGGGGCGTTGGATTGTCATTGGTTGCCGTCGCTGTATTTTTCTATCCCAAGTGGTGGCCAGCCTTAAACGGCTGGATCGACGGAACGGTTGCTGCTCGCAAGGAATCCATGCGCGAGGCAGGCGAAGGGGATGCCCATTCAGACGAAGAGCACGACCATGCTCATGAAGAAGATGGACACGACCACGCAGGACATGACGAGAGCAGCTCGCTCGAGCTGACTCCCCAATCGCTTAAGAACCTTGGCCTAACGCCTGAGTACCTTCGGCCAATTGAGCTTTCAAACTTCTATCGTACCGTCACCGTTCCAGCGATCGTTGTCGCGAAGCCGGGCCGAACCGACATCAAGGTCTCTTCGCCCATGATCGGCATTGTGCAACATGTACACGCCGTGAGCGGCGAGGCAGTCGTACCGGGGGATATGCTTTTTGAAGTTCGTCTGACGTATGAAGATCTCGTCGACACGCAGACGCAGTTGCTTAAGAACTTGGCTGACGTTGCTGTGGAAGAACGCGAGATCACGCGGCTTGAAGAAGTGACTCGCTCCGGTGCAGTCGCCAGTAAGATCTTGCTGGAACGGCAGTACGCTCTTCAAAAACTGCAAAGCTCAATTGCCGCCCAACGAGCTGCACTGAAACTGCATGGGCTGAGCGACGAGCAAATCGACACGATTGTTCGCGAACAACGCTTGCTGCGCGATCTCACCATTGTCGCTCCGGAAATCGACAATCATTCACATGATGAAAATAATCTGCGATTGAGCGATCGCCGATTTCGAGCAGCCTCCTTTCAGCCTCAGAATCAACCGCCGGCAGTTCACGAGCCAGAGCCGTTGATCTTGGAACGATTGAGCGCTTCAAAGGGGCAAGGTGTACAAGCCGGCGAGATGCTCTGCACGCTTTCCGACTATTCGTCTCTCTACATCGAGGGCAAGGCGTTTGAACAGGATGCCCCAGCGATCGCCGAAGTTGCGGCTAAGGGCTGGCCAATCGAGGCGATCATTCCAGGAGTGTCGGGCCAAGAAACCTTAGCCGACCTTAAGTTAGCATTCGTT
Proteins encoded in this window:
- a CDS encoding efflux RND transporter periplasmic adaptor subunit — translated: MKKLSLQAMFSNPWIRWGVGLSLVAVAVFFYPKWWPALNGWIDGTVAARKESMREAGEGDAHSDEEHDHAHEEDGHDHAGHDESSSLELTPQSLKNLGLTPEYLRPIELSNFYRTVTVPAIVVAKPGRTDIKVSSPMIGIVQHVHAVSGEAVVPGDMLFEVRLTYEDLVDTQTQLLKNLADVAVEEREITRLEEVTRSGAVASKILLERQYALQKLQSSIAAQRAALKLHGLSDEQIDTIVREQRLLRDLTIVAPEIDNHSHDENNLRLSDRRFRAASFQPQNQPPAVHEPEPLILERLSASKGQGVQAGEMLCTLSDYSSLYIEGKAFEQDAPAIAEVAAKGWPIEAIIPGVSGQETLADLKLAFVANAVDAQSRTLSFFVNLPNRILRDETTNEGQRFVTWKYRVGQRLEVRVPVEAWEKQIVLPVDAAVKDGADWFVFQQNGDHFDRVAVHVKYRDQKYVVIESDGAIFPGDVVALRSAHQMQMAIKNKSGAGADPHAGHNH